A single Schistocerca piceifrons isolate TAMUIC-IGC-003096 chromosome 6, iqSchPice1.1, whole genome shotgun sequence DNA region contains:
- the LOC124802957 gene encoding cytidine deaminase-like translates to MFPRNHKIVKFSDLDSDVQELIRTAVSYRQKAHCPYSKFPVGAALKCDDDSVFGGCNVENAAYGSSICAERTAIVKAVSEGKKLFKHFAITGDVTQGFISPCGSCRQVMVEFGTDMKVYLAKPDFSDVLVTDMDAILPLAFIPLSMPK, encoded by the exons ATGTTTCCAAGAAACCACAAAATAGTGAAGTTCTCTGACCTTG actCAGATGTTCAGGAGCTCATCAGAACAGCTGTTTCTTATAGGCAGAAAGCTCACTGCCCATACAGTAAATTTCCAGTAGGAGCAGCGTTGAAGTGTGATGACGACTCTGTGTTCGGTGGTTGTAATGTTGAAAACGCCGCATATGGTTCCAGTATATGTGCTGAACGCACTGCAATTGTGAAAGCCGTAAGTGAAGGCAAAAAGCTGTTCAAGCATTTTGCGATAACGGGAGATGTAACTCAGGGATTTATATCGCCCTGTGGCTCATGTCGTCAAGTGATGGTTGAATTTGGAACAGACATGAAAGTCTATTTGGCAAAGCCAGATTTTTCAGATGTTCTAGTGACAGATATGGACGCTATATTGCCTCTAGCGTTCATTCCACTGTCAATGCCTAAGTGA
- the LOC124802958 gene encoding cytidine deaminase-like, with protein sequence MSTRNQEIVKFSDLDSDIQELIRTAVAYRQKAHCPYSNFQVGAALKCDDDSVFGGCNVENVAYGCTICAERTAIVKAVSEGKKVFKHFAITGDVTDGFISPCGSCRQVIVEFGTDVKVYLAKPDFSDVLVTDMDTILPLPFVPTSIPE encoded by the exons ATGTCTACCAGAAACCAGGAAATAGTAAAATTTTCTGACCTTG ACTCAGATATTCAAGAGCTCATCAGAACAGCTGTTGCTTATCGGCAGAAAGCGCACTGCCCATACAGTAATTTCCAAGTAGGAGCAGCGTTGAAGTGCGATGACGACTCTGTGTTCGGTGGTTGTAACGTTGAAAACGTTGCTTATGGGTGCACGATATGTGCTGAACGCACTGCAATTGTGAAAGCCGTAAGTGAAGGCAAAAAGGTGTTCAAGCATTTTGCAATAACAGGAGACGTAACCGATGGATTTATATCACCTTGTGGCTCATGTCGTCAAGTGATTGTTGAATTTGGAACAGATGTGAAGGTCTATCTGGCAAAGCCCGATTTTTCAGATGTTCTAGTGACGGACATGGACACTATATTGCCTCTACCGTTCGTTCCAACGTCAATTCCCGAGTGA